The following are encoded in a window of Manihot esculenta cultivar AM560-2 chromosome 8, M.esculenta_v8, whole genome shotgun sequence genomic DNA:
- the LOC110621673 gene encoding uncharacterized protein LOC110621673 yields MAGLQQYYFFPTDFFYPRPQSVRVDTAQKSALPLQIQKRDISDDLKHPTSLSLVLSANNNANKAAAAIIKSRST; encoded by the coding sequence ATGGCTGGTCTTCAACAATACTACTTTTTCCCAACTGATTTCTTCTACCCACGTCCGCAATCAGTTCGTGTAGATACTGCCCAGAAATCAGCTCTTCCTCTGCAGATTCAGAAGCGAGACATCTCCGATGATCTTAAACATCCTACAAGCTTAAGCCTTGTTCTTTCAGCCAACAATAACGCCAATAAGGCTGCTGCTGCTATTATCAAAAGCAGAAGTACTTGA